The sequence ATTAACCGAGAATCTTtctacaatattaataatttggcTTACAGCATTAGGGGTATCACTGAGGAAACGGTTTTGGGCAGTGACGGCGAAGAAGAAGgtaatttttggcaatttttaacTATGAAACTAGGATAAAATGTGTGAATTTGAATTCCAGGTCTCAAACATATAGAAGCGAGTCTGTCCAGTGGAACAGGTTCAGAATTAACATCTCCAGACGACAAACATGTTGATCTATTTTCTGAGGTACATCTGAATGAGCTGAAGAAGCTTGAAAAGCAGCTCGAGCTCATTGAAAAGGAGAAACTCAGCCTTAACCAGACCTTAAGAGAAAACCAAAGTTTGGTGGAAAAAAGCCAAGGAGAGCTGCAAGTTTTCTTAGCAAGGTTAGCATTAATAAAATGATGcgtttttaaatgatatatatatatgtggTTATATTCCTCACAGGTTAACTCAGCTGGCCGCTCACGTGGACTCTTTGCAACATCTCTCTCAGAATTATGACAAGATAATGCAAAAACCCTCAGAAGAGGCCAGCAAAATGCTCGGACAGTATCAGAACTGGTTTAGATTGTCTTCCAAGGAAGTGGATCAGCTCAGGGAGGACATCAAGCAACTGGAGAAGCTTAGCAACATTTCAGATGCCACCCTAATGCTTAGAACTGAAATTACCAATTTAAAGAACCGGTTGCTGGACACTGAACAGAAACAAATGGAGGTGGAAGGtgagacattaaaaaaaaaaagctatttCAGATTTTAAGAACAACTGTATGATTTCCAGCCGATTTTAAGCTTCTGAAAGATTTCGCTACAGAAGCAGGAGCCTCTTTGGATgaaactcaaaataatttacaaacaGTGACAGAAGAACTGGCGCAGCTTTACCATCATGTTTGCACTGTTAATGGCCAGACGCCCACTAGGGTGGTGCTGGACCATGAAAAAGAAGGAATGACGCCTAGTAAGTGTTATAAATtaccaaataattttactttaattagaTCTTTAAAGGATGTCTTGAAACTTATGTTACCTTTAAGACTGTTTTAGGTATAGTCTGGATTTAAAAGCATAAAAACaacttattgaaaaaaacatcttaatatgcaaaaaacataagttttgattttagagagtttatttttttagttttaattcttACAACTATGTCAAAAAAATGAGCTcctaaatatagttttttttagttcaatATGGTTTTTTATAAGTtggataaaaaaacacaaataaattaagtgACACAGATAAAGTTATCGAAGAATACTGCAATAATTGTAAGTCACTGTCTCcatcaaaaattaatgatttttgtgATTGATTAATTTGGAACCTTAAGAGGCCGTTGCTTGCATTCGATGCAGGCAGCCTTTTTTGGGGGGGTCGGGCGGTATACAAATTCAATCTATTAGTGGGCGGTGGCCATAACTAGTGTCACGTGTTTTCAATGCCAATCGGAAGATGATTTCGTTTCGTTGACGCTTGACCTTGATGTTACCGGACTCAGGAATATTTTGTGGCGCTGTGATTATTTAAATAGGTTTAAGCAATATTCAGTTTATGCATTTGgggtaatttagattttagtCAATGTTTGTAGGATTGCCGCGTGTCGGTTATACCTagttctcatatttttttttcggctttagcataatatttttaattttaataataaattggtaaTTGGCGTACCAAGGTTTTAAGGTTTAGGGTTAGGTATTACGTATTCAATATTACATGGGTTGTTAAAATATCCAAGACTTGCTATGAGTTGTGGTAGATGTTAATttggaacatttttttttaaggttttagggTGCCGTAAAGTGCAATGtacattgcaatattttaagattCTTTTTCTAGATTTGCTAGATTTTTTTACGgaataatatttagattatagcAAGCTAGAGTTTCCGTATAAAGGCCGCGGTTCTTAcgtcttaaattaattaacaagaaaatcaataaagatTAAACTGAAAAAGGTGAGcagcattaaatattaattattactcgtatatagtacttttttaaaacttattactttttgactgagataataaaaatattgaaatcaaaTATGCCTTaattaaaggtaaaataaacaatatacagTATGAGCATTGAAAAAATGGTACTCAATAATTATATATCAATAATTATACTCAATAATTTCGTTAatctaagttttaaaaaaatatgaaaaaaggtATATACCGTTTTGTTTTcatcaatttgttttttatattataaatcctttatataaaaaaaaaaacaaaatcctataTGTTGTTAATATTATAGTGATGAAAATGATATCTAAGcgtaaaaaacctaaagagTTACAGATATAAGGTACTTTTTCAGAGATGTATTCCttgaatgaaataaaagaaattaggCAAAAAAGTTTTCACTAATATGTGTCTTAAACGTCTTAGATTTTGAACTACAAGGTGGTAAAGCTGTAggaaaaagactttttttagtaagtttgatatttatttactcctgagaatcttaaattaaaaagaattatttttcactaaaataaaaaatagaataactaTATTAATACATTACATTGTAGAAATAGGGCAATGCagacaaaataatttagtttaccGCGTACCGTTTTCTTTTCCAAAAATAGTTGGTTAAAAGCTCAGAAGGAAAAACTTGCAGTAAAGAAATACAAGGAATATGTTACGGAATTCtgtcgcaatattaaaaaaccacgcagtattaaaaatgataaaaaccaatttattttacctatagaatatatattttattaacaaatatattaaaaaagatatacagtatcggacaaaattgGAGAGACTCGACTACTTACGTCTTTTATGtaagataaaaatgattaaattcctctttttgtgctgaaggatgttatgttttgaagtagtttaaaaaggcactaaaataaatttaaaaaaaaaaaacatttctcaagatttattaggaaaaataaaaaaattctgtgcgacaaaattagagagacttatCCTTAAAGTACATTTGTACCCTATACTAATGAAACTAACCTAATACTTTGTCCAGTACCCTTTATTCTGGATAACTTTTTCACATCTATTCGGCATCGATCCAATGAGATTCGAAATTACAGCCGGATCCATTGATTTCCAGGCATTCtcgatttcttcaaataattgagCACGATTCCCGATGTTTTTAGTGCGAATCTTTTTCTCTATAATCtcccaaagattttcaattGGGTTCAAGTCCGGCGATTGCGGaggccattttaaaacttgaattttgttaGCCAAAAACCATTCCTTCACAAGTTTGGCCgtatgtttggggtcgttatcgtGTTGGAACGTGAATCTTAGCGGCATTTCCCATTCGGCGTAAGGCAACATTACATCTTCCAGTATAGTCCGatacataaatctatccatagTGCCCTCAATTTTGTGGATAGGACCCATTCCATAACCCGAAAAACAACCCCAAACCATTAAATTGCCACCTCCGTGCTTCACAGTaccaaaaacatattttggatcaAGCCTTTTGTTTGCTGGGCGATGTACGAACTGCGCTCCAtcacttccaaaaatattatatttagactcgtcactaaacaaaaccTTATTCCAGTCCTTAGCTGTCCAGTAACGGTGTTGCAAATAACATTCTAGCAGCTACATTTTTTCTGATAGATGGGGTTTTTTTGCTGGTCTCCTTCCAGGAAGCCCCGCCTCCACTAATCGCCGCTGCACAGTCCTGGATGAAACCCCAGGCGCCTCCAATTCAGCCAAAATCTGTGTTGAAGATAGACGCGGATTATTCTGACTTAGTCGTTTAATTCTCCTGTCCAGCAGTACTGAGGTTTTTACActgcttaacaaatattaatattatttcaagtacaaaaaattggagttgccaaatagagaagtctctctaattttgtccgatactgtaaatatatatagttttttttctacttttaacaCAGCTTTGCGTTTTTTTCTATATCTTATTCTTATATcttaaattagataaaaattatatcctaattaataaaatattatcctacattaataaaattaatatcaatatttaaaaccattttctaCCAGTAGGGCGTTATAtccaataagttttaaaataatgaaaaagttcaggataataactaatttttttagaaacagtaagttttttttagaaagaattATAGTTTGGTCTCACGACGACAATACCTTTTTGACCTAATGTCTGGCGTTTGACCTGACGAGTtgcgtaaataatttttaaatttcttcagtTGGAACTGGAATGATGAAAAATGAAAGTAAACAAATTGTTGTATCTTCTAAAAAGTTActttctatatattatttttgaatgatATTAATAAATTCTGTAATGGATATAGATTCAGGATCATTTTTCCATATAGTGTTTACAGCATttacaaattgtaataaataatgcttGTCCTTTCATTGGAACTTGCTTCAATATCATTGtgatataaaaaacttttaggttgtaaataataaaataattttggggGCTCTTGTCATgtcaaaagtcaataatttaagtataagatcgattttttgaaatttttaaattaacttttgaaTTCTTTAATTCAGTCAAAATCCGAAATGTAAGTGGGTCATGGTGGGCCCCTAGCGTGAGCCCCTAGCGAAAAGTATTGGCCGTATggtatgcaaaaaaatattaccaaagGAGACATGAGAaatttctggaaattattttcaagttgCTAGAACCATTTTTTACAAGCTTTTGCCTAAATAAGAGGTATCATAAATAATGGCACCATAATTGGAAAatgttgattattattatttcttaaactgttacttaaaaatcacttttttccaAATCCTATTATAACTGACGCACATTTTTTGTTCACTGTCCTAACATCTTAATTACTACTTATTATTCAATCTGGAATTAtggtatcaaatttaattattcgtttatttctcatattttattaaaatggctataattaaaatttgtcttcTTCTGCTTTATTTATAAGCTCGCGTCATTTTAGACGGCCGCCCAAATTTAATCTAATGGACCTATAGTTTAACGTAGGTTCGGATCCACGAactaattttttgtaaagaCAAACACCAACAATCATGTCTATGCCAGGATTTAAACTTGAGACCACACGATCGCATCGTGAACTTTTGCCCACTGCGCCACCGAGGTCGGTtaagattttgtaaaaataccattttcttATTCGCCATAGTTTGAGATAGAGATCGTTctaaaaactggaaaataatttccagtaatTTCTTATAGACTTTTTGCCAGAGgtaatttgcaatattttttttcctgagGACAAGGCTAATTCTTCTCGATAATCCGAAGCACTTCTTAGCGGGACACCCGGTACCCCGGTACATGTAAGTCGATGATAGGTTAGACGTTCATGGAATACGAATATTGATCCTCATAAAACTCCAAACAACTTTGGTTTTTAAGTGTATatcattataatattataattttgcttatatgacttagaatttatttttatcataatttttattttaagattttataaaaataatgcgTAATAAcatttcataaatttatattataatttattaaattattaaagacatatcattcaattattttttgtttttaaatgtaagCCTAAagtaattaactttaatttttttttaataacttttgatataGGAATTTTACTtcactattttatatttatttttgtagaagtTGCATAATTACAAGTCCATAGAGTAAAGGCCCATAGGTTTAAGGTGAAACAGTTTATGTTGCTAAATTTTCAGCAAAGGTTAACCTTTCATTTACCACAAATTTCCAACCTACCATCAACCTGTACCTGAAACCGGTATTACAAATGTGCAAAATGAATATATGAATTTCAAAATTGAATTTCGCAATGTTATTAAGCCTTTTCCTGGGAGCAGAAGGGGGAGCAACCTGCCTTTAGCTCCATTTCTCTGGGTGGGCTTCATGATAATAAAGTTCAATACACAATATAAGTagtcgaaaaaaatattattcaaaataacaaatttcaaaaagctAAGCTTTTAAACACTAACGTcaactaaaaacaaacaaacgaGTAAAAGACGTAAAGACTTCACCGTAACCTCAAGATCGAGCTAAAGTTGTCGTACGACTGACATTTGCAGTTCGCGACCTAATAGCATATTAGGTCATATCAGGCAAATGGGGATATAGCTATTTTTTCCAGCTCAGCGCCGCATGCTTTGAggcttacaaaaaatataaattcattgatattaaaattagatatacGTCCGACAGTATACAAAATACTTCCACAAAAAACACTTaccaaataaatactaataactaaatgaaaatagtataccaaattatataaaatacgtaatataaagaagaaaatacagCTAGATCGAAAGCCGGCTCTGGTCGCCCCACCATAAGGCAAGGAGGCGGGCGCCGAGAAAATGCACGTGGATCGGCGACACTAAATTCGTAAATTCCAAATATAttcgaattaaataatttcaggAAGGGCTCAGTAGTTCCGTAATTTCATTgtctaaatttcataaaaataggtAGTGTTTGGTACCAATGTAAAGATAAAACATAAAGCTATGTCACTATTGAAGACGTTTTTGGATTTAGGCCTTCAACATTacagaattaatttttgaaaatagggttcaaattaaattattttaccagccgatttctcaaattcaaaaacaaaaatcaaaattctgatTCATCAGAGATATGACAAATATGTCTTTGTgttgaatagtttttaaattatacttttagcTTAAACCGTTCAGAAAATATACCGGATATTCAAAGCATTATAAAGCCCATATATATTTTGGCGAGTGGTGGCCTCTTAATAAGACTATTAACTCTTATCATTCCGTTAATACAATAGAATGAATTATAAATGTTAACCAAGAGTTCCTTATCTCTAAAtcgttttttaagtaaatttacatTACACAGGTGTACAAAAATTGCACTTAAATGGCTTATAATATTTAGTCGACCTTTGGACCTTTCTGATATGACTTTATAAATTATGAGTCTGTTATAAGCTGTTTATTTATAGTCCTGAGAATGATCTAACCATTTAAGTGCGACTATTAACCTCAGATCACAAAAACTATTGATGTACAATATAAATTGTGTAATTTTAGTGACCGAGACAGCTCCAATGATGATAGGAGAAATGAGCAAACTAGAATTATTACGCAGCAGATTAAAGAGTGACGTACCATTGCACGATTTAGAAAGTTTAAATGACACAGCCACTTTAGCAAGAAACGTTTGCACGATAGTGGACCAGATAAAACATTTAAGGGCGGCCATTGAGAGCACCATAGAAAAATCTAAGAGGGAAAAGACCAACGGAACGTACGAATGTAAGCTTAAACACAATTATAACGATAAAaggttttccaattttttacgTGATCTTACAGCCAAAGAAGAATCTAATGAAGAAATCCAAGAGTTACAAGAGCAAGTAATCAGACTGAAGAGTTTATTGTCGACCAAGAGAGAACAAATCGCCACTTTGCGTACCGTCCTCAAGTCCAATAAAAACACGGCGGAAGTCGCGCTGACCAATTTGAAGAGCAAATACGAAAACGAAAAGACGATCGTGTCCGAGACTATGATGAAGTTGAGGAACGAGTTGAGGCTGTTGAAGGAGGACGCCGCTACTTTCTCTAGTaagttttttattcatttttaagaaTCATTAAGTAGTGAAAGCcgcattatatttaattattattatttggtattttttatttaaaaaaaaatgtccttagtttcaatattaaatgaaatggaacagcctccaaatcctcttgaaagttgtttaggtttatatcttttaaggatCTATAAGATACAATGTGGGGTTATACAATAGACTCCGTCAcataaaattcacaaaaaacgccaaaatggtcagaaaatgtagagcttattatgccagatttcaaaatgccaacatgatttgtaaaaataagatctaTAATTGAACTAGTGTTGTTGGTCATACGAGTAGGCTCGGTTATAAGCTGCTTCAAATCGAAAGTTTCACACAAAGAAATAAGCTGAGTTGCAtgactgtaatttaatttagatatatcaatgttaaaatcacctagacacattgtattattaaaatttgaaaaaatgtcaattagtgtttcctctaaagttaaaaaaaaactctgaatATTTGAACTTGGAGGCCTATAGACTATGCCGAAAATGTATTGCTccttactaataaaaatttttacccataaactttccaaaaaaatcatgactttcaggtaaaataatttcatatgataAACCATTCCGGACATGGCAACAGTACCACCACCCCTAAGATTTTTACGATCATTTCTTATCAATTGATAATTACTGATCTGTATTGCACTACTATCAATATTAAGACTAAGCCAACTTTCGGTGACTGCAATCAGGCTAAAGTCATTTTTacaataatcatttttaaaatcctcaaaatGAGCCAGCAGGGATCTACAGTTAATATAGCTTAATTTTTCTCTTCGCAAGCCTTACATCCGTTATTTTCTTCCCAAAGGTCTTCGGGCGATGTTCGCAGCTCGTTGTGAAGAATACGTCACCCAAGTGGACGAGCTTCAGCAGCAACTGAACGCGGCCGAAGACGAAAAGAAAACGTTAAATCAACTGTTACGATTGGCGGTCCAACAAAAACTATCGCTCACCCAACGGCTGGAAGAGCTCGAGGTCGACCGGGAGATGCGTAACGTGCGCAGACAAACGAACCGTAACTTCAACCAGCGACCGGGCCGGTCGAATAGGGATAACCAGTTTTAGCCGAGACGGCCCAGACCCAGGCCCGTTTTTTACGCCATGGCGTTTTTAACGTCTTTCTTTAAAGTGTGAGTATATGAATCTATGGAGGTTTCGTTTTGTTGTTCATGTGGAAGGGGCTTAATGATGCGAATTTTAAGCAATATTGTGCCTAAACCtagtaaaaaattactatttgtTCGCAAAAACAAAAATCCATGATAACAAAGTCAggtgatcttgctggcctttttcaaaatgctttctaaataaatactgtgttaaaaaaaacagacaaaaaTTATGACAAGGAAGAAATGATTGCTCGATTTCTTTGATTTCTAAACATGGTAAAAAACGTTATTTATCCAACgtttctcaaaataaaaattgattaaaacaaAATCAGGTTATATTTAGAGCaaaataaatactatattaacatttcaaatgaatatttttgacttatatttaaaaaatagacaaaCGCAGGACATCATAAGCACCCTCTACAATTAGCTAATcaatattaatttgtattatatttatgtttttagcCGGGTAGGTCTGAGGTGTTATCTAGATAAATTTTAGGAATAAATTCGGTGGTTGGGTAAATACGTACGTAAATTTATAGCGCCATTTTATCGTCTTATAATTGGCCgaatttgtgtaaaaaaaagacatacatatttggcctataattttttttttgtccataaatttcaaaattattgtgatatacGGAAAATGTTTCAACTATGCTGCGCGATGTCATTAACTGGAGTGTTGCAATATTATTAgtccttttattaatttatatttttttatatttattgattgttatatgtattatctttattttgtgtttttctttttaagactTATATTGGGGCGTGCCGAACGTTTAGTTCCACTGTCCAAGGTCACAGGGTAGACGTTTTTTCTTGCATTTCTCGATGTTCGGCGCGCCCtataaattactaattttaagatgtgtatttataatgttttattatgaaaaagaaaatcaaacaaaaaaaaaacaacttattgTGTCACATTCAtgatgatattattattattatcatttattaGCGCATTATGATTATGAGTAGAGAAGTATAAGTAGCGTTACTagttaaaagtaataattactttttttatatatatatttattaaccgaTTAACTCAATTTAAAGtagatttttttctcaattaagTTTGAAGTAAGAAATCATTGATAGCTCataatcatttattatatttaataagctcacgttttaaatgatttattttaaaactttaatatgGCTAACACGCTTTAGTTAACGAGTCAAAGGGGCTCTTGAATCTGCGTTAATCAGAAGGCTATTGAATATGTACGTAAGAAAACGACTAAAACGTTAAACCGGCCCCAGTATAATGGAAAAATTACAATATCTTTGGTATGGTgagattatatttattatattttttatatatttttatttaaagaaacagaCCACTCAATAGACAGGCGCAGCTGTCTAATTACCGAATGGTAGAAagtatacgaaaaaaaattaatagtcaAACGAGTATTACATTTCTAATAAGACACGCCTAAAGTAATACGCAACGAATAAGCGGTGAATGCAGAAAATAGTTTTATTGTGATCTTGATTGCCTCTCTCTCTAAAAGTTACCCTTGTAAGTAGGATGTAAGGGTTGACGTTTATGTGAATATGATGTAGCCAGAAATCATAATCAAGTAAATTGTTTACAGTTTTGTAGATAATTATTACATCAAGGTatctaaatttcaaattatcatTGTAGGGGAGAAGGGCGCACGTTGTTACAAAATTCATTcccgtaacttattttttcaATAGTGTATCTTTCAGACAAAGCTAATTACTTAGTTGAGTTAGTATACATATTTGCTCGTAtgatatcaataataatatattaaaaacatatcaaatGGGTTTgtaattatgattttaatttattttgcaaattgtaAGAACTTGCCCCTCCACAGGGTAAATTGTTACAGTCAATGGGGTAAGATGTTACAGGACAAACTAAGGGAAAGGAATAACTAAATGACGTGGAATTAACATTTATTCTCAAGGAACATTTCAAAAAACAGTTacacaaaagaaataaaagtgttgctcaaaatataataaaatcaaacagCTTAAACTAGTCCGTATCGGAGCAACAgtaaatacaaacataaaaattattatcgtCGCCACAAGCAATATGTGCCCATCTTTTACAAGCAGTGCATTGGATCCACTGTTCGTTTCTCGATTCGGAAAATGGAGTTAAACAAATTGAACACGTCGACGCCTCTTCCGAGCCCTCAGAGTCTGATTTTTCtttcgttaaaatatttttttccttagattgtccttttttcttttttccactTGTTGACTCACCTCCTATTGTTCTTTTAGTTGCTcccacattttttttctttgtcttgCTTTTTCTTCCTCCTCTAAAGCCGATTTAATCGGCGTGTCTGTCAAAATTGCAGAAACTCTTTTCTTCCGACCTCCTTTCAATTTTCTTGCCATTGCTTCTGGGTAAGGTTTGAGTTCTTCGGGCGTTAAATGAGCTATTTCTGCGTCAAAAGGTCTATGTATCACTGGGTTACAGGCGGAGCTTGTAGAAGGCTGTGGAGATGGCGTCCTGTGTTTTTCGATTTGAGTTTCTGCAGTTGTTGTAGGTTCCAATTCCACTGTTGTGTTATTAATTTCCGGCAATGGCCTGTTTGTTACTTCTGCTGGCAAGAATTCATCATCTTGAAATATGTCTCTGTTGTAGGGCCAAATTCCAGTTACATTAAACCCCTTCTGTATGTTGTGAGGTGAAACACCAAGGGAAAACGAGTCTTTTAAAACGGTAGGTATATCAT comes from Anthonomus grandis grandis chromosome 4, icAntGran1.3, whole genome shotgun sequence and encodes:
- the LOC126734805 gene encoding protein bicaudal D encodes the protein MASQDEKELLKIEIQRLTRELDQASSEKVQSAQYGLELLEQKKELQQKCEELEVLYENSKHDLQITQEALAKFQSTHKVTTKTGIETEESLLNESAARETSLYSQIVELENDNKQLRHELDRVTAERDRMLQENNDMGKDKEDRSMECKKLRTELREIKFRENRLISDYSELEEENIALQKQVSVLKSSQVEFESLKHEIRRLHEEMDLLNLQVEELTNLKKIAENHMEEALESLQNEREAKYALKKELDQQINRESFYNINNLAYSIRGITEETVLGSDGEEEGLKHIEASLSSGTGSELTSPDDKHVDLFSEVHLNELKKLEKQLELIEKEKLSLNQTLRENQSLVEKSQGELQVFLARLTQLAAHVDSLQHLSQNYDKIMQKPSEEASKMLGQYQNWFRLSSKEVDQLREDIKQLEKLSNISDATLMLRTEITNLKNRLLDTEQKQMEVEADFKLLKDFATEAGASLDETQNNLQTVTEELAQLYHHVCTVNGQTPTRVVLDHEKEGMTPMTETAPMMIGEMSKLELLRSRLKSDVPLHDLESLNDTATLARNVCTIVDQIKHLRAAIESTIEKSKREKTNGTYESKEESNEEIQELQEQVIRLKSLLSTKREQIATLRTVLKSNKNTAEVALTNLKSKYENEKTIVSETMMKLRNELRLLKEDAATFSSLRAMFAARCEEYVTQVDELQQQLNAAEDEKKTLNQLLRLAVQQKLSLTQRLEELEVDREMRNVRRQTNRNFNQRPGRSNRDNQF